One genomic window of Salvia miltiorrhiza cultivar Shanhuang (shh) chromosome 4, IMPLAD_Smil_shh, whole genome shotgun sequence includes the following:
- the LOC131022689 gene encoding uncharacterized protein LOC131022689: MKTQNFSGGYEFALANELGRANLKESKDPRDEGSSEPQPQPHLERRKHIVDVNIKCYFCSRPTQTGGEHQISNFPCGLVFGYSCMEDKLPNENKTCPMCGEKHAEFDVTKLDIIPDQMMK, encoded by the exons ATGAAAACGCAGAATTTTAGTGGTGGATACGAGTTTGCCCTAGCTAATGAACTAGGGCGCGCCAACCTCAAAGAAAGCAAGGATCCGCGAGACGAAGGGAGTTCGGAGCCGCAGCCGCAGCCGCATCTAGAGCGACGaaaacacattgtggacgtaaACATAAAGTGTTACTTTTGTTCACGTCCAACACAAACCGGCGGCGAACATCAAATAAG TAATTTCCCTTGTGGATTAGTCTTTGGTTATTCATGCATGGAAGATAAACTGCCAAATGAGAACAAG ACTTGTCCTATGTGTGGCGAGAAGCACGCCGAGTTCGATGTCACAAAACTCGACATTATCCCAGACCAAATGATGAAATAG
- the LOC131022988 gene encoding protein FAR1-RELATED SEQUENCE 5-like: MDYVVLWHTFVEVLNMLNNFDVFCAMWYNSCSVELVEISFDLNVSLGDDVREHSFIPHVETSAFSNTGSGFDAENLVELNIPLSSSPEEDEPSPEEDQLGDSDDGDDLIPSINVDEGEDLPEESERSVQVSKNLVKGLIKVGRFVDTLDEVHVLYREYGRLKGFSVRKGTQSYFLHTKLVHVKFYHCSCEGSPDNKCSKDRVPVCKRQSYRCHCNAKLRVCREDVDSPWKVTIFETKHSHKSLHPSESYLLRSARNMSQSKKMLLIALTSSGIGVSRAYRFLENEAGSRANIEFLPKDIYNELHKDRRKMMKVANGDANKLLEYFTAKGSSDPSFFWKVKVGDDGRLKNLLFRDTRCLIDYQYFGDVVSVDATYKTNKYDLICVPIIGINHHRTNVLFAMAFLSNENTESYEWLFSAFLESMYRKEPTIIFSDQDQALMNGLDNTFCQASHRLCQWNINKNAGKQFGKLNYNKEFKRLWYRCMNGCEGADEFETSWARLIEEFNLMDNKWFKSMYNLRKRWSSAFTLDKFSGGLHATSRSEVTNKVIKELCSSTSSVYDFVLGFEKMQKNWRTTEFEEDALCRGMPGTLFDRTGIMQQLGELCTRSIFKIFEAQVLNSITVKMSEAPLDLNVEVTVFKVCSSSAMKGYRVVRVNHETKRGTCSCHMLETEDIICRHLFKVYFHLNLDRVPDEMVLNRWRRDAKEQIRISDRAIDIGCKNNFSNMVFVNYNIKRVYDLLSEVKENGSCRDAINKYIGEMIHVVRSLANGPKNESKEPLHRPIRNPSAKKKRVHVRCTVKCGHVGVVSVAKYQTADVVWKMKRMSYSVQIFEKGMHKSSRSNASFVNLSLNMS; encoded by the exons ATGGATTACGTTGTGCTTTGGCATACATTTGTGGAAGTCTTGAAtatgttaaataattttgatgtattttGTGCAATGTGGTACA ATTCATGTTCTGTGGAGTTGGTTGAAATAAGCTTCGATTTGAATGTTAGTTTGGGAGATGATGTTCGCGAACATAGTTTCATTCCCCACGTCGAAACGAGCGCATTTTCAAACACTGGTTCTGGTTTTGATGCAGAAAATTTAGTGGAACTGAACATTCCATTGTCTTCCTCACCTGAGGAAGATGAACCCTCACCTGAGGAAGATCAACTTGGAGATAGTGACGATGGTGATGATTTGATTCCTTCCATTAATGTTGATGAGGGTGAGGATTTGCCGGAAGAAAGTGAGCGCTCTGTACAAGTCTCGAAAAATTTGGTGAAAGGTTTGATAAAGGTTGGACGTTTTGTTGACACTTTGGACGAGGTCCATGTGTTGTATCGTGAGTATGGAAGGCTGAAAGGGTTCTCTGTTAGAAAAGGAACTCAATCTTATTTCCTCCACACAAAGCTTGTTCATGTAAAGTTCTATCACTGTTCATGCGAGGGATCTCCTGACAACAAATGCTCGAAAGATAGAGTGCCTGTATGCAAAAGACAGTCCTATCGTTGTCACTGCAACGCGAAGTTGCGTGTGTGTAGAGAAGATGTTGACTCACCTTGGAAAGTGACCATTTTTGAGACGAAACACAGCCACAAATCGCTCCACCCTAGTGAGAGTTATCTTCTCCGATCAGCACGCAATATGTCACAATCGAAGAAGATGTTGCTTATAGCTTTGACATCAAGCGGTATTGGTGTAAGTCGTGCCTATCGTTTCTTGGAGAATGAAGCTGGAAGTCGTGCCAATATTGAATTTTTACCCAAGGATATCTATAACGAGCTCCATAAGGatcgaagaaaaatgatgaAAGTTGCGAATGGAGATGCAAACAAGTTGTTGGAGTATTTCACAGCGAAAGGATCGAGTGACCCTTCTTTCTTTTGGAAGGTGAAGGTAGGTGATGATGGAAGACTTAAAAATCTTCTTTTCCGCGATACTAGGTGTCTTATAGACTACCAATATTTTGGTGACGTTGTTTCCGTTGATGCCACATACAAGACTAATAAATATGACTTGATATGCGTGCCTATAATTGGGATTAACCATCACCGTACCAATGTTTTGTTTGCCATGGCATTCTTGTCGAATGAGAACACGGAGTCTTATGAATGGTTGTTTTCAGCTTTTTTGGAGTCGATGTATCGGAAGGAGCCCACTATCATTTTCTCAGACCAAGATCAAGCACTAATGAATGGCTTGGACAACACGTTTTGTCAAGCATCTCACAGGCTTTGTCAGTGGAACATAAACAAAAATGCCGGGAAGCAGTTCGGGAAGTTGAATTACAATAAAGAATTCAAGCGCTTATGGTACCGGTGTATGAACGGATGTGAAGGCGCCGACGAGTTTGAGACATCCTGGGCTCGTTTGATTGAAGAGTTCAATTTAATGGACAATAAATGGTTCAAAAGTATGTATAACTTGAGAAAGCGTTGGTCCTCCGCGTTCACGTTAGACAAATTCTCCGGTGGGTTACATGCTACCTCGAGAAGCGAAGTAACGAATAAGGTCATTAAAGAATTGTGTTCGAGTACATCTAGTGTTTACGACTTTGTGCTTGGTTTTGAGAAGATGCAGAAAAATTGGCGAACTACCGAGTTCGAGGAGGACGCATTGTGCCGAGGCATGCCGGGTACGCTTTTCGACCGCACGGGTATCATGCAGCAGCTCGGTGAGCTTTGTACTAGAAgtattttcaagatttttgagGCCCAAGTGTTGAATTCCATAACGGTGAAAATGTCTGAAGCACCTCTTGATCTAAATGTTGAAGTGACTGTATTCAAGGTTTGTTCTTCTTCCGCAATGAAGGGTTATCGTGTTGTTAGGGTGAATCATGAAACGAAAAGGGGTACGTGCTCATGTCATATGTTGGAGACGGAAGATATAATTTGTCGTCATTTATTTAAAGTGTATTTTCATTTGAACTTGGATAGAGTTCCCGATGAAATGGTGCTTAATCGGTGGCGACGTGATGCAAAGGAGCAGATACGGATTAGTGATCGGGCTATTGATATTGGCTGCAAGAACAATTTTTCGAATATGGTGTTTGTAAATTACAACATCAAACGTGTATATGATTTGTTGAGTGAAGTGAAGGAGAACGGGAGTTGTCGGGATGCAATCAATAAATATATTGGTGAGATGATACATGTTGTTCGCAGCTTGGCAAACGGTCCGAAGAATGAAAGCAAGGAACCCTTGCATCGGCCCATAAGAAACCCTAGTGCCAAAAAGAAACGAGTTCACGTAAGATGTACAGTAAAATGTGGGCACGTGGGGGTGGTGAGTGTAGCCAAATATCAAACGGCAGATGTGGTATGGAAG ATGAAGAGGATGAGTTATTCTGTTCAAATTTTCGAGAAGGGGATGCACAAATCCA GTAGAAGTAATGCGTCTTTTGTGAACCTCAGCTTGAATATGTCTTGA